The proteins below come from a single Larimichthys crocea isolate SSNF chromosome XIV, L_crocea_2.0, whole genome shotgun sequence genomic window:
- the tdrd7b gene encoding tudor domain-containing protein 7B isoform X1 has protein sequence MADVELVKKMLRAVLQANRGGVSLSRLQSEYKELTGEQIPHKHMGHNNLDALLATMPSLVRMERNRSGETVCFASGTNETAHTAKVVARQRSSKKTGRPYLVNTQMRVKPAAPLVLNAKPQTSLRQPNHRGRGGGRGGGGGRGTGHGDFRQARDMRDGQSEGKTGAHPNKMSNQNTPNRKGNPPAEKSDKRMTLPSRFQKEVHAHLSRNSQQTSPPLNLNESPGSGKGKPYNPQQVQGRIREILGKYSNGFWVSKLPQIYRELYKQDLPTESIKDLETWTHICTVEKTCSSNPSELLLYPAKEQTTTSSPSPTPNSTSAPAPTSNTPADKPSNSPAQQRPRSTHLTRSGSRSPQSPPSSSSSPSPPSSPATLSPDLKLKLEELLVKYSNGLWAHALPKLFQDTYKTKLPGHVLENLHLLSDFCTIDYPMPDNPKRAILYRRSSTGGGEGEDENCNRRNSSVSEEELRVRQELGRRLSNHAVPSLQIPKEEYPSVLVVEATNTNGVILRYIGEGYSQAQESMEDEMREYYGLDQSKPSILSSPSSGQLVAVRAEEEEEILRAQVCEVMADKVKVHYVDHGFSEVISKTKVFELHEKFFQLPFQATKCKLAGLEPFCQEPAVLKKFETMASGRILLAEILERGQTPLVVLYDTSQDDDVNINAACMKALQDKTLASPLQVNSVYMNVIVSSVCSDGTIYCQLPSRGLAKLNEILEKIETYFHSQVTSEFLVSKPFCGKVCLARYKGKWSRVEITNLHGSRVLDILFIDVGVQASVEVFELREIPPQFLRDLMATPPQAVKCCLADLAVSVGSWTPDAVQWLRDKVLNTTDCSMKVAKVDESKRCTYVHLFTDKSFHDPAHSLNHQMAQSDLFKQRPDVFLTSHSPAKITTPTLSSKTSSTSNSTNGSPASSSVGAKPHLRRALSGPRGGGGSNTITSSPPETPSSASSTLQLPPLLELPPAGNNIDVYVSVACHPGHFVLQPWRDMYKLVVLMGEMILYYNKTEQKPLNIEKNQIYAAKVENNWHRVLVKGVLTNGLVSVYELDYGKHELVSCTQLRPLIKEFRQLPFQGITAQLAGLKPRQWSEEASIVFRNHVEKKPLVAQLEAIQESTNPWDRKLTVFLVDTSQEERDIWVHDIMAEFADELTNEL, from the exons ATGGCTGACGTGGAGCTGGTGAAGAAGATGCTGCGGGCCGTCCTCCAGGCTAACAGAGGTGGAGTGTCATTGTCCCGTCTGCAGTCAGAGTACAAGGAGCTGACCGGGGAGCAGATACCACACAAACATATGGGACACAACAACCTGGATGCCCTGCTAGCCACTATGCCTTCTTTAGTCCGCATGGAGCGCAACCGCTctggagag ACGGTGTGTTTTGCCTCGGGGACCAATGAGACGGCCCATACAGCCAAAGTGGTGGCTCGCCAGCGCAGCTCCAAGAAGACCGGCCGACCCTACCTGGTCAACACTCAGATGAGGGTCAAACCAGCTGCTCCACTCGTCCTCAATG CCAAACCTCAAACCTCTCTGAGGCAGCCCAACCACCGTGGGCGAGGCGGGggtagaggaggaggcggcggccGAGGGACAGGACATGGAGACTTTAGACAGGCGAGGGACATGAGGGATGGCCAATCAGAGGGCAAGACTGGGGCGCATCCGAATAAGATGTCCAATCAGAACACACCCAACAGGAAAGGGAACCCACCTGCAGAGAA ATCAGACAAGAGGATGACCCTCCCTTCACGGTTTCAGAAGGAGGTGCATGCTCACCTTTCTAGAAATTCCCAACAGACTAGTC CACCCTTGAATCTAAATGAGAGCCCCGGCTCAGGGAAAGGAAAACCCTACAACCCTCAGCAGGTCCAGGGTCGCATCAGAGAAATCCTGGGGAAGTACAGTAATGGGTTCTGGGTATCGAAGTTGCCTCAGATCTACAGAGAGCTGTACAAACAGGACCTGCCTACTGAGTCCATCAAAGACCTGGAGACCTGGACGCACATATGCACT GTAGagaaaacctgcagcagcaacCCATCAGAGCTGCTACTTTACCCTGCCAAGGAACAGACCACCACATCCTCCCCGTCACCCACCCCAAACTCCACCTCTGCCCCTGCCCCGACATCAAACACCCCCGCAGACAAACCCTCGAATTCCCCAGCCCAGCAGAGACCCCGCAGCACCCATCTGACTCGCTCTGGTTCTCGCTCTCCTCAGTCTCCACCGTCGTCCTCCTCGTCCCCcagccctccctcctcccctgccACCCTTAGTCCCGACCTGAAGCTGAAACTGGAGGAGCTGTTGGTGAAGTACTCCAACGGCCTGTGGGCTCACGCCCTTCCCAAGCTCTTCCAGGACACCTACAAA ACCAAACTGCCTGGACATGTTCTGGAAaaccttcacctcctctctgacttCTGCACCATCGACTACCCAATGCCCGACAACCCCAAGAGGGCCATTTTGTACAGGAGGAGCAGCactggaggtggagaaggagaggacGAGAACTGTAACAGGAGGAACTCTTCTGTCAgtgaggaggagctgagggTGAGGCAGGAACTAGGGAGGAGGCTCAGTAACCATGCGGTGCCTTCTCTCCAGATCCCCAAAGAGGAGTACCCCTCTGTGCTAGTGGTGGAGGCCACCAACACCAATGGAGTGATACTCAG GTACATTGGTGAGGGTTACTCCCAGGCTCAGGAGTCTATGGAGGACGAGATGAGGGAGTATTATGGCCTGGACCAAAGCAAGCCTTCTATTTTGTCATCTCCATCCTCGGGTCAACTCGTTGCGGtcagagcagaggaagaggaggagattcTGAGGGCGCAAGTCTGCGAGGTCATGGCTGACAAGGTCAAG GTGCACTATGTGGATCATGGCTTCTCAGAGGTGATCAGCAAAACCAAAGTGTTTGAGCTGCATGAGAAGTTTTTCCAACTTCCTTTCCAGGCAACCAAGTGCAAACTGGCAG GCTTGGAGCCATTCTGTCAGGAGCCTGCTGTGCTGAAGAAATTTGAGACAATGGCAAGTGGGAGAATCTTATTGGCAGAGATCCTAGAGAGAGGGCAGACCCCACTTGTCGTCCTGTACGACACGTCACAGGATGATGATGTCAACATTAACGCTGCCTGCATGAAAGCTCTGCAAGACAAGACTCTAGCCAGTCCGTTACAG GTGAACAGTGTTTATATGAACGTTATTGTCAGCAGCGTCTGCTCAGATGGGACCATCTACTGCCAGCTGCCCTCCAGAGGCCTTGCCAAGCTGAATGAGATACTGGAGAAAATAGAGACTTACTTCCACTCACAG GTAACATCAGAGTTCTTGGTATCCAAACCCTTCTGTGGGAAAGTCTGTCTGGCTCGCTACAAAGGCAAATGGTCCCGTGTAGAG aTCACCAACCTTCACGGCAGCAGAGTGCTGGACATCCTGTTCATTGATGTGGGTGTGCAAGCTTCTGTAGAAGTGTTTGAGCTGAGAGAGATCCCACCGCAATTCCTCCGTGACCTCATGGCCACCCCACCACAG GCTGTAAAGTGCTGTCTAGCAGACCTGGCTGTCAGTGTTGGATCCTGGACTCCAGATGCTGTCCAGTGGCTTCGAGACAAAGTGCTCAACACCACAGATTGTAGCATGAAG GTTGCCAAGGTAGATGAATCCAAACGCTGCACCTACGTCCACCTTTTTACCGACAAGAGCTTCCACGACCCCGCCCACAGCCTCAACCATCAGATGGCCCAATCCGACCTGTTCAAACAGCGACCAGATGTTTTCCTGACAAGCCACAG CCCTGCCAAGATCACCACACCCACTTTATCCTCCAAGACTTCCAGCACCAGTAACTCCACTAATGGGAGTCCAGCATCATCTTCTGTCGGAGCCAAGCCTCATCTCAGGAGGGCTCTGTCGGGAcccagaggaggtggagggagcaACACGATCACCTCCAGCCCACCAGAGACACCCTCATCCGCCTCATCCACTCTCCAGCTGCCACCATTACTAGAGCTGCCCCCAGCGG gaAACAACATTGACGTCTATGTGTCAGTGGCATGCCATCCAGGTCACTTTGTGCTGCAGCCCTGGAGAGATATGTACAAACTGGTGGTGTTGATGGGAGAGATGATTCTCTACTATAATAAAACTGAGCAAAAACCACTCAACATAGAGAAGAATCAGATATATGCTGCTAAAGTGGAGAACAA CTGGCATCGTGTGTTAGTGAAGGGAGTTCTGACCAATGGGTTGGTGTCTGTGTACGAGTTGGACTATGGTAAACATGAGCTGGTCAGCTGCACCCAGCTCAGACCTCTGATCAAAGAGTTCAGACAGTTGCCTTTCCAGGGAATCACTGCTCAGCTAGCTG GATTGAAACCAAGGCAGTGGTCAGAGGAAGCTTCCATCGTTTTCAGGAACCACGTGGAGAAGAAACCACTTGTGGCCCAGCTGGAGGCCATACAGGAATCCACTAACCCCTGGGACAGGAAGTTGACAGTCTTCCTGGTCGACACATCACAGGAAGAAAGGGACATCTGGGTGCATGACATCATGGCTGAATTTGCTGATGAGCTGACCAACGAGCTGTAG
- the tdrd7b gene encoding tudor domain-containing protein 7B isoform X2, protein MRDGQSEGKTGAHPNKMSNQNTPNRKGNPPAEKSDKRMTLPSRFQKEVHAHLSRNSQQTSPPLNLNESPGSGKGKPYNPQQVQGRIREILGKYSNGFWVSKLPQIYRELYKQDLPTESIKDLETWTHICTVEKTCSSNPSELLLYPAKEQTTTSSPSPTPNSTSAPAPTSNTPADKPSNSPAQQRPRSTHLTRSGSRSPQSPPSSSSSPSPPSSPATLSPDLKLKLEELLVKYSNGLWAHALPKLFQDTYKTKLPGHVLENLHLLSDFCTIDYPMPDNPKRAILYRRSSTGGGEGEDENCNRRNSSVSEEELRVRQELGRRLSNHAVPSLQIPKEEYPSVLVVEATNTNGVILRYIGEGYSQAQESMEDEMREYYGLDQSKPSILSSPSSGQLVAVRAEEEEEILRAQVCEVMADKVKVHYVDHGFSEVISKTKVFELHEKFFQLPFQATKCKLAGLEPFCQEPAVLKKFETMASGRILLAEILERGQTPLVVLYDTSQDDDVNINAACMKALQDKTLASPLQVNSVYMNVIVSSVCSDGTIYCQLPSRGLAKLNEILEKIETYFHSQVTSEFLVSKPFCGKVCLARYKGKWSRVEITNLHGSRVLDILFIDVGVQASVEVFELREIPPQFLRDLMATPPQAVKCCLADLAVSVGSWTPDAVQWLRDKVLNTTDCSMKVAKVDESKRCTYVHLFTDKSFHDPAHSLNHQMAQSDLFKQRPDVFLTSHSPAKITTPTLSSKTSSTSNSTNGSPASSSVGAKPHLRRALSGPRGGGGSNTITSSPPETPSSASSTLQLPPLLELPPAGNNIDVYVSVACHPGHFVLQPWRDMYKLVVLMGEMILYYNKTEQKPLNIEKNQIYAAKVENNWHRVLVKGVLTNGLVSVYELDYGKHELVSCTQLRPLIKEFRQLPFQGITAQLAGLKPRQWSEEASIVFRNHVEKKPLVAQLEAIQESTNPWDRKLTVFLVDTSQEERDIWVHDIMAEFADELTNEL, encoded by the exons ATGAGGGATGGCCAATCAGAGGGCAAGACTGGGGCGCATCCGAATAAGATGTCCAATCAGAACACACCCAACAGGAAAGGGAACCCACCTGCAGAGAA ATCAGACAAGAGGATGACCCTCCCTTCACGGTTTCAGAAGGAGGTGCATGCTCACCTTTCTAGAAATTCCCAACAGACTAGTC CACCCTTGAATCTAAATGAGAGCCCCGGCTCAGGGAAAGGAAAACCCTACAACCCTCAGCAGGTCCAGGGTCGCATCAGAGAAATCCTGGGGAAGTACAGTAATGGGTTCTGGGTATCGAAGTTGCCTCAGATCTACAGAGAGCTGTACAAACAGGACCTGCCTACTGAGTCCATCAAAGACCTGGAGACCTGGACGCACATATGCACT GTAGagaaaacctgcagcagcaacCCATCAGAGCTGCTACTTTACCCTGCCAAGGAACAGACCACCACATCCTCCCCGTCACCCACCCCAAACTCCACCTCTGCCCCTGCCCCGACATCAAACACCCCCGCAGACAAACCCTCGAATTCCCCAGCCCAGCAGAGACCCCGCAGCACCCATCTGACTCGCTCTGGTTCTCGCTCTCCTCAGTCTCCACCGTCGTCCTCCTCGTCCCCcagccctccctcctcccctgccACCCTTAGTCCCGACCTGAAGCTGAAACTGGAGGAGCTGTTGGTGAAGTACTCCAACGGCCTGTGGGCTCACGCCCTTCCCAAGCTCTTCCAGGACACCTACAAA ACCAAACTGCCTGGACATGTTCTGGAAaaccttcacctcctctctgacttCTGCACCATCGACTACCCAATGCCCGACAACCCCAAGAGGGCCATTTTGTACAGGAGGAGCAGCactggaggtggagaaggagaggacGAGAACTGTAACAGGAGGAACTCTTCTGTCAgtgaggaggagctgagggTGAGGCAGGAACTAGGGAGGAGGCTCAGTAACCATGCGGTGCCTTCTCTCCAGATCCCCAAAGAGGAGTACCCCTCTGTGCTAGTGGTGGAGGCCACCAACACCAATGGAGTGATACTCAG GTACATTGGTGAGGGTTACTCCCAGGCTCAGGAGTCTATGGAGGACGAGATGAGGGAGTATTATGGCCTGGACCAAAGCAAGCCTTCTATTTTGTCATCTCCATCCTCGGGTCAACTCGTTGCGGtcagagcagaggaagaggaggagattcTGAGGGCGCAAGTCTGCGAGGTCATGGCTGACAAGGTCAAG GTGCACTATGTGGATCATGGCTTCTCAGAGGTGATCAGCAAAACCAAAGTGTTTGAGCTGCATGAGAAGTTTTTCCAACTTCCTTTCCAGGCAACCAAGTGCAAACTGGCAG GCTTGGAGCCATTCTGTCAGGAGCCTGCTGTGCTGAAGAAATTTGAGACAATGGCAAGTGGGAGAATCTTATTGGCAGAGATCCTAGAGAGAGGGCAGACCCCACTTGTCGTCCTGTACGACACGTCACAGGATGATGATGTCAACATTAACGCTGCCTGCATGAAAGCTCTGCAAGACAAGACTCTAGCCAGTCCGTTACAG GTGAACAGTGTTTATATGAACGTTATTGTCAGCAGCGTCTGCTCAGATGGGACCATCTACTGCCAGCTGCCCTCCAGAGGCCTTGCCAAGCTGAATGAGATACTGGAGAAAATAGAGACTTACTTCCACTCACAG GTAACATCAGAGTTCTTGGTATCCAAACCCTTCTGTGGGAAAGTCTGTCTGGCTCGCTACAAAGGCAAATGGTCCCGTGTAGAG aTCACCAACCTTCACGGCAGCAGAGTGCTGGACATCCTGTTCATTGATGTGGGTGTGCAAGCTTCTGTAGAAGTGTTTGAGCTGAGAGAGATCCCACCGCAATTCCTCCGTGACCTCATGGCCACCCCACCACAG GCTGTAAAGTGCTGTCTAGCAGACCTGGCTGTCAGTGTTGGATCCTGGACTCCAGATGCTGTCCAGTGGCTTCGAGACAAAGTGCTCAACACCACAGATTGTAGCATGAAG GTTGCCAAGGTAGATGAATCCAAACGCTGCACCTACGTCCACCTTTTTACCGACAAGAGCTTCCACGACCCCGCCCACAGCCTCAACCATCAGATGGCCCAATCCGACCTGTTCAAACAGCGACCAGATGTTTTCCTGACAAGCCACAG CCCTGCCAAGATCACCACACCCACTTTATCCTCCAAGACTTCCAGCACCAGTAACTCCACTAATGGGAGTCCAGCATCATCTTCTGTCGGAGCCAAGCCTCATCTCAGGAGGGCTCTGTCGGGAcccagaggaggtggagggagcaACACGATCACCTCCAGCCCACCAGAGACACCCTCATCCGCCTCATCCACTCTCCAGCTGCCACCATTACTAGAGCTGCCCCCAGCGG gaAACAACATTGACGTCTATGTGTCAGTGGCATGCCATCCAGGTCACTTTGTGCTGCAGCCCTGGAGAGATATGTACAAACTGGTGGTGTTGATGGGAGAGATGATTCTCTACTATAATAAAACTGAGCAAAAACCACTCAACATAGAGAAGAATCAGATATATGCTGCTAAAGTGGAGAACAA CTGGCATCGTGTGTTAGTGAAGGGAGTTCTGACCAATGGGTTGGTGTCTGTGTACGAGTTGGACTATGGTAAACATGAGCTGGTCAGCTGCACCCAGCTCAGACCTCTGATCAAAGAGTTCAGACAGTTGCCTTTCCAGGGAATCACTGCTCAGCTAGCTG GATTGAAACCAAGGCAGTGGTCAGAGGAAGCTTCCATCGTTTTCAGGAACCACGTGGAGAAGAAACCACTTGTGGCCCAGCTGGAGGCCATACAGGAATCCACTAACCCCTGGGACAGGAAGTTGACAGTCTTCCTGGTCGACACATCACAGGAAGAAAGGGACATCTGGGTGCATGACATCATGGCTGAATTTGCTGATGAGCTGACCAACGAGCTGTAG
- the LOC104925198 gene encoding calcium-binding protein 2 — protein MSKEGERKPSTTSTTSATSATSVESKDSKDGASTSESVSETPKKSSKKSKKNTESMNKVYNSVLDSVFGPDRELAQAELDEMQEAFKEFDYDQDGYLNYKDVAECMRTMGYMPTEMELLEIVQQIKMRMGGLMDFEDFVELMGPRMMGETAHMLGLKELQSAFVQFDLDGDGKINQDEMKEAVKSLLGEKLKKGELEEILKELDINADGNIDFEEFVMMLSIR, from the exons ATGTccaaggaaggagagaggaaaccatctacaacatctacaactTCTGCAACTTCTGCAACTTCTGTTGAATCCAAAGATAG CAAAGATGGTGCCTCCACATCGGAGTCCGTCTCTGAAACACCCAAGAAATCATCAAAGAAATCcaagaaaaacactgagagcATGAACAAAGTCTACAACTCTGTGCTTGATAGTGTTTTTGGGCCA GACAGAGAATTAGCACAGGCTGAGTTGGATG AGATGCAGGAAGCCTTTAAAGAGTTTGACTATGATCAAGATGGATACCTGAACTACAAGGATGTGGCTGAATGCATGAGGACCATGGGATACATGCCCACAGAGATGGAGCTGCTAGAGATAGTACAACAAATCAAGATGAGAA TGGGTGGGTTAATGGATTTTGAAGACTTTGTTGAACTGATGGGACCCAGGATGATGGGAGAGACTGCTCACATGCTGGGACTCAAAGAGCTCCAATCTGCCTTTGTGCAG tttgaccTTGATGGAGATGGAAAGATCAACCAGGATGAGATGAAGGAGGCGGTCAAGTCGCTGCTGGGGGAGAAGCTGAAGAAAGGAGAACTAGAAGAGATCTTAAAGGAGCTGGACATTAATGCAGATGGAAACATCGACTTTGAAG aGTTTGTGATGATGCTCTCCATTCGCTAG